In one window of Pseudorasbora parva isolate DD20220531a chromosome 7, ASM2467924v1, whole genome shotgun sequence DNA:
- the zgc:92606 gene encoding gamma-aminobutyric acid receptor-associated protein-like 1: MSSQYQRSVPLEVRRAEGERVRAKHPDKIPIIVEKAARSRAPELDKKKYLVPSDLTVGQLCFLIRQRVSMRPEEALFFFVKNSLPPSSSPLSAVYEEHHEEDLFLYMTYSNESVYGA; this comes from the exons ATGTCTAGCCAGTATCAGCGAAGTGTTCCGCTGGAGGTCAGGAGAGCGGAGGGTGAGAGAGTCCGCGCCAAACATCCGGATAAAATTCCG ATTATTGTGGAAAAGGCTGCAAGGTCACGAGCTCCTGAACTTGACAAAAAGAAATACCTTGTTCCTTCAGACCTCACAG TTGGTCAGCTCTGTTTCCTGATCAGACAGCGGGTGTCTATGAGGCCAGAAGAAGCGCTCTTCTTTTTTGTTAAAAACTCCCTCCCTCCATCCAGTTCCCCTCTGTCTGCGGTGTATGAG GAACACCACGAGGAAGACCTGTTCCTGTACATGACATACAGTAATGAAAGTGTTTATGGTGCTTGA
- the si:dkey-26c10.5 gene encoding natural killer cells antigen CD94 isoform X1 yields MESKTEVEVELEEIATAEDDKEKEEKPETKEEDIDEGNVYYTLTDPSENVYGVASSTRSYTVNKDAPLDIYRKLRQYRIISLVLFVICVLLLILVLALLIKMFRTQPCQLVDETRGSSAEQECSWKKCQEVYQQSFGGTQRLCIECAKGWLRFENTCYFLSQNRLTWQQSREECQRKGGDLAVITNERVQMYLNKKGNLNYWIGLNHAGTNEWTWINNTVLTVRYWKDDSSPGDCAILAANEPAERSWHPSQCALHLQYICQKM; encoded by the exons ATGGAGAGCAAGACAGAGGTAGAAGTGGAGTTGGAGGAGATTGCGACGGCTGAGGATGATAAGGAAAAAGAAGAGAAGCCGGAGACAAAAG AGGAGGACATAGATGAAGGGAATGTTTACTACACTCTCACTGACCCATCTGAAAATGTGTATGGTGTGGCCTCTTCAACTCGCTCTTATACAGTCAATAAAG ATGCACCACTAGATATTTACCGGAAACTTCGTCAATACCGCATCATTTCACTGGTTCTTTTTGTCATATGTGTCCTGCTGCTGATTTTGGTTCTTGCACTGCTTATCAAGA TGTTTAGGACGCAGCCATGTCAGCTGGTAGATGAGACTAGAGGGTCTTCAGCGGAACAGGAATGCAGCTGGAAGAAATGCCAAGAGGTTTACCAACAATCTTTTGGAGGAACTC AGCGTCTGTGCATTGAATGTGCCAAGGGCTGGTTGAGATTTGAGAATACTTGTTACTTCCTGTCTCAAAACCGTCTGACCTGGCAGCAGAGCCGGGAGGAATGCCAGAGGAAGGGAGGAGATCTTGCCGTCATTACTAATGAACGTGTGCAG atgtatctgaacaagaaaGGGAATTTGAACTACTGGATTGGGCTAAATCATGCTGGGACAAATGAATGGACATGGATTAACAACACTGTACTGACAGTGAG ATATTGGAAAGATGATTCCTCTCCTGGAGATTGTGCCATCCTGGCTGCAAATGAACCAGCTGAACGCAGCTGGCACCCATCTCAGTGCGCATTACATTTACAGTACATCTGTCAGAAGATGTAG
- the si:dkey-26c10.5 gene encoding natural killer cells antigen CD94 isoform X2, with protein sequence MYVKLCNFGKYADEKSEPKKVHPESDAPLDIYRKLRQYRIISLVLFVICVLLLILVLALLIKMFRTQPCQLVDETRGSSAEQECSWKKCQEVYQQSFGGTQRLCIECAKGWLRFENTCYFLSQNRLTWQQSREECQRKGGDLAVITNERVQMYLNKKGNLNYWIGLNHAGTNEWTWINNTVLTVRYWKDDSSPGDCAILAANEPAERSWHPSQCALHLQYICQKM encoded by the exons ATGTACGTAAAACTGTGCAATTTCGGCAAGTACGCAGACGAAAAGTCTGAACCGAAAAAGGTGCACCCGGAATCAG ATGCACCACTAGATATTTACCGGAAACTTCGTCAATACCGCATCATTTCACTGGTTCTTTTTGTCATATGTGTCCTGCTGCTGATTTTGGTTCTTGCACTGCTTATCAAGA TGTTTAGGACGCAGCCATGTCAGCTGGTAGATGAGACTAGAGGGTCTTCAGCGGAACAGGAATGCAGCTGGAAGAAATGCCAAGAGGTTTACCAACAATCTTTTGGAGGAACTC AGCGTCTGTGCATTGAATGTGCCAAGGGCTGGTTGAGATTTGAGAATACTTGTTACTTCCTGTCTCAAAACCGTCTGACCTGGCAGCAGAGCCGGGAGGAATGCCAGAGGAAGGGAGGAGATCTTGCCGTCATTACTAATGAACGTGTGCAG atgtatctgaacaagaaaGGGAATTTGAACTACTGGATTGGGCTAAATCATGCTGGGACAAATGAATGGACATGGATTAACAACACTGTACTGACAGTGAG ATATTGGAAAGATGATTCCTCTCCTGGAGATTGTGCCATCCTGGCTGCAAATGAACCAGCTGAACGCAGCTGGCACCCATCTCAGTGCGCATTACATTTACAGTACATCTGTCAGAAGATGTAG